From the Triticum urartu cultivar G1812 chromosome 4, Tu2.1, whole genome shotgun sequence genome, the window TCATCAAGTCATGACAACGCGTAGCCTGTCTGTTTTGTAGACTCGCGGTTTAAACTTCCAAGTaataaagaaaataaagaaaattTCAGGAGCCAATCAGAGATTCATGACAGCATCCCAACCATCAGGTCAAGTAATCAACTTCTGCATCAATTCGATGCTAGATGGATCTAATTCCACGACTGTTCAACAGAAGCAGCTTTCGCGTCTCAATTCTCTTGGCTCTCTTGGGCTCTTGGCTACGTTCTCCCCCTGCTGTTTTCTGCTGCCCTCACCTGATGAAAGTACTCATGCGCCTGCGGTGGGATCAAAAGGAACGTGTCATACATTGTCCAAGGATAATACTTGTGGACACACCATCGTATAAGCTGACTCCAGGTTAACAAGTTGGTTAGCACACTATTTGCATCTCAAATTATTATGAACGGATAGGTGCAGAAACAAACCATGGCTTCTTCGGCTGTAAGCCTATCTTGATGGTCAAAGCGAAGAAGTTTATCAAGAAAGTCGATGGCCTGCATAGGGTATCGCAGCAATTAGACAGGGCATTGAGAAATGACAGATGGACGGGGAAAACAGGGGAAATATATAACCTCTTCGGACACGAGATGCCTATTTTCAGCATTCACAAACTTAGACCAAGGTTTCCTGTTATGCCTGTGTTAAGCAATAGCGTGCATGTAAATCAAGAAAACGGTTGTTTTCTGATGCAAAATTTGTTATAGTTACACCATATGAATAAGATGTTTAGAGTAGTGGGAGTTACCTCCCAATCAGTGCCTCTAGCTGAGGATCAAGCACAATTCTGTATTTTACCAAATAAGCATTAAGTTCATCTGTACCTAGAACCTGCTCACAAGTAAAAAACAAACTTGTTACTGGCTACGATACCTTCAACCGAAAAAGGAAAGATGATGTTCACATATGCATTATGctcaggcatagcatgcatgcaCACGGCTCTGTGAGCAAATACAAGACAATTGTGACAATGGCAAACCTTGGCTATTTTGAAAAGCTGGTCGTGGTTGTCGTGACCATAGAAGAATGGTTCCTTGCGGAATATCTGCATGCAGAACAACAAATAAATCATAATTGACGTCTAATTATTCAATCATTAGTAGTTCACAGAAGCAAGGTCT encodes:
- the LOC125552555 gene encoding casein kinase II subunit alpha-2-like, whose product is MHRDVKPHNVMIDHELRKLRLIDWGLAEFYFPEKEYNVRVASRYFKGPELLVDFQGYDYSLDMWSLGCMFAGMIFRKEPFFYGHDNHDQLFKIAKVLGTDELNAYLVKYRIVLDPQLEALIGRHNRKPWSKFVNAENRHLVSEEAIDFLDKLLRFDHQDRLTAEEAMAHEYFHQVRAAENSRGRT